In Haloplanus rubicundus, one DNA window encodes the following:
- the citZ gene encoding citrate synthase — protein MSDEVKRGLEGVVVFESRLSYIDGDAGELGYRGYAIEDFAREASYEEVLSLLWNGEWPTRAEHDEFAARLAAERDLDPAVYDLIEALAAQDENPMAALRTVVSALSASDPDADADPADRETNLAKGCRITAKFPTALAAFARLRNGFDPVEPREDLGHAANFLYMLNGEEPDEVAAETFDTALVLHADHGLNASTFAAMVTTSTMSDLHSGVTSAIGTLAGSLHGGANQNVMRMLKEIDESDADPGDWIESAVEEGRRIPGFGHRVYNVRDPRAGILETYSERLGEESGDPRWYDYSVAIEEYMTEEKGLAPNVDFYSASMYYQMGIPMDLYTPIFALSRVGGWIAHMLEQYEDNRLIRPRAHYVGDRGREFVPLDER, from the coding sequence ATGTCTGATGAGGTCAAGCGGGGGCTGGAGGGTGTCGTGGTTTTCGAGTCCCGGCTGAGCTACATCGACGGCGACGCCGGCGAGTTGGGCTACCGCGGGTACGCCATCGAGGATTTTGCGCGTGAGGCGAGTTACGAGGAGGTGCTGTCGCTGCTCTGGAACGGCGAGTGGCCGACCCGCGCCGAACACGACGAGTTCGCCGCTCGACTGGCCGCCGAGCGTGACCTCGACCCTGCCGTCTACGACCTCATCGAAGCGCTCGCGGCGCAGGACGAGAACCCGATGGCGGCCCTGCGGACGGTCGTCTCCGCACTCTCGGCGTCCGATCCGGACGCGGACGCCGACCCGGCCGACCGCGAGACGAACCTCGCGAAGGGCTGTCGCATCACCGCGAAGTTCCCGACGGCGCTCGCGGCGTTTGCCCGCCTCCGCAACGGCTTCGATCCGGTCGAACCCCGCGAGGATCTGGGCCACGCCGCGAACTTCCTCTACATGCTGAACGGCGAGGAACCCGACGAGGTGGCAGCCGAGACGTTCGACACCGCACTCGTCCTCCACGCGGACCACGGCCTGAACGCCTCGACGTTCGCGGCGATGGTGACCACGTCGACGATGTCGGATCTCCACAGCGGCGTCACGAGCGCCATCGGGACGCTCGCCGGCAGTCTCCACGGCGGCGCCAACCAGAACGTCATGCGGATGCTGAAGGAAATCGACGAGAGCGACGCGGACCCGGGCGACTGGATCGAGTCGGCGGTCGAGGAGGGGCGGCGCATCCCCGGCTTCGGCCACCGCGTCTACAACGTCCGGGACCCGCGTGCGGGCATTCTGGAGACGTACTCCGAGCGGCTGGGCGAGGAGTCCGGCGATCCCCGGTGGTACGACTACTCCGTCGCCATCGAGGAGTACATGACCGAGGAGAAGGGTCTCGCACCCAACGTCGACTTCTACTCCGCGTCGATGTACTACCAGATGGGGATTCCGATGGATCTCTACACGCCCATCTTCGCGCTGTCGCGGGTCGGGGGCTGGATCGCGCACATGCTCGAACAGTACGAGGACAACCGCCTCATCCGCCCCCGCGCCCACTACGTCGGGGACCGTGGTCGCGAGTTCGTCCCGCTCGACGAGCGGTAG
- a CDS encoding DUF7383 domain-containing protein, with protein MPLRANYATIYVGAQLAPETRKLDLDWADDAGDETEAFEFEVPTADPTDGYVGIQAFDVGEYGHEILINGEPMSGFDIPPNDGWQYWVDTFGDAVTLTEGTNRLRIGRDADTSDAFAVGTVTVHWKEPDGD; from the coding sequence GTGCCACTCCGTGCGAACTACGCGACGATATACGTCGGCGCGCAACTGGCGCCGGAGACGCGGAAACTCGACCTCGACTGGGCCGACGACGCCGGCGACGAAACCGAGGCCTTCGAGTTCGAGGTGCCGACGGCCGACCCAACCGACGGCTACGTGGGCATCCAGGCGTTCGACGTGGGGGAGTACGGTCACGAAATACTGATCAACGGCGAGCCGATGAGCGGGTTCGACATCCCGCCCAACGACGGCTGGCAGTACTGGGTCGACACCTTCGGCGACGCCGTCACCCTCACCGAGGGGACCAACCGCCTCCGCATCGGCCGCGACGCCGACACGTCGGACGCCTTCGCCGTCGGCACCGTCACCGTCCACTGGAAGGAACCCGACGGCGACTGA
- a CDS encoding thiamine-phosphate synthase family protein, protein MKFVEEIVVEEFLPTVRSMLAADLRERGFTQREVADALGISQSAVSKYAHGEVATSDRISEDERVRELVERIGDGLATGDMSRVQALIELEVLVRQLEDGDLLAERHRELMPTLREYDASFDVHDPESGARTTEQVRSSVRRGLRILRNTSGFAGLVPNVGSNLVECLPEATDVEDVAGVPGRIFDVRGTATIPSDPEFGVSEHVASVLLSARAAGATVRSAVNVRYDPELVDALREAGYPTVEYEAGRDGAESDEAARPSVTEAVRDADPDAPFVLYQTGGFGIEPITYVLADDAPTVARIIRDLAR, encoded by the coding sequence ATGAAGTTCGTCGAGGAGATCGTGGTGGAGGAGTTCCTGCCCACCGTGCGGTCGATGCTCGCCGCCGACCTCCGGGAGCGGGGCTTCACCCAGCGCGAGGTGGCCGACGCCCTCGGCATCTCCCAGTCCGCCGTCTCGAAGTACGCCCACGGCGAGGTGGCGACCAGCGACCGGATCAGCGAGGACGAACGCGTCCGGGAACTCGTCGAACGGATCGGCGACGGGCTGGCGACCGGCGACATGAGCCGCGTGCAGGCGCTCATCGAACTCGAGGTCCTCGTCCGACAGCTGGAGGACGGCGACCTGCTCGCCGAACGCCACCGCGAACTCATGCCCACCCTCCGCGAGTACGACGCCTCCTTCGACGTCCACGACCCCGAGAGCGGCGCCCGAACCACCGAACAGGTCCGCTCGTCGGTGCGCCGCGGCCTCCGCATCCTCCGCAACACCTCCGGATTCGCCGGTCTCGTCCCCAACGTCGGCTCCAACCTCGTCGAGTGCCTGCCCGAGGCGACCGACGTGGAGGACGTGGCCGGCGTCCCCGGCCGCATCTTCGACGTGCGCGGGACGGCGACCATCCCCTCCGATCCGGAGTTCGGCGTCAGCGAACACGTCGCCTCCGTCCTCCTGTCGGCCCGCGCCGCGGGGGCGACCGTCCGGAGTGCAGTGAACGTCCGCTACGATCCCGAACTCGTCGACGCCTTGCGCGAGGCTGGCTACCCGACCGTCGAGTACGAGGCCGGCCGGGACGGAGCCGAGTCGGACGAGGCCGCTCGCCCAAGCGTCACCGAGGCGGTCCGCGACGCCGACCCCGACGCCCCGTTCGTCCTCTACCAGACCGGCGGCTTCGGCATCGAGCCGATCACGTACGTCCTCGCCGACGACGCGCCGACCGTCGCGCGAATTATTCGCGATCTGGCCCGATGA
- a CDS encoding gamma-glutamylcyclotransferase family protein, with protein MEVFVYGTLTEPERVASIVDAFVFVGAAVLDGCHPVAGRYPTLAPGGQTAGRLLRTDEIDALDAYEGVDEGLYVRVSTARTDGGTVAVYVGDPDALDAEEAVEWPGSGPFAERVRRYFERHPVVVRPEHS; from the coding sequence ATGGAGGTTTTCGTCTACGGCACCCTCACCGAACCCGAGCGAGTGGCGTCCATCGTCGACGCCTTCGTCTTCGTCGGCGCTGCCGTTCTGGACGGCTGTCATCCCGTCGCGGGCCGATATCCGACGCTCGCACCCGGCGGTCAGACCGCCGGTCGCCTCCTGCGGACGGACGAGATAGACGCCCTCGACGCCTACGAGGGCGTCGACGAGGGACTCTACGTCCGCGTGTCTACAGCCCGAACCGACGGCGGAACAGTCGCCGTCTACGTCGGCGATCCAGACGCCCTCGACGCCGAGGAGGCGGTCGAGTGGCCCGGGTCGGGGCCGTTCGCCGAGCGCGTCCGCCGCTACTTCGAGCGCCATCCGGTCGTCGTCAGGCCGGAACACTCTTGA
- a CDS encoding ornithine cyclodeaminase family protein, protein METLLLDADAVDEHSPTTAVVDAVEAAFAAHARGDTVMPAKSYVDLPRYDGDFRSMPAYLDAGDWDAAGLKWVNSHTENRRRHDLPTVMATMCYSAPETGLLLSIMDGTTLTTKRTGAAAAVATDRLAVRDATTLGLVGAGAQSHAQLDAILTVRPIETVVVADADPDRAAAFVEAVRDRVDARVGSIPEAVACDVVSTTTPVRDPIVDAADVGAHTHVNAVGADAPGKHELDDDLLAAAKLVVDDREQCTHSGEINVPYAAGRLTDDDIHAALGTVVIGEATGRTPADGVTVFDSTGLAVQDVAAARVVYERASAAGAGVAFDLLGR, encoded by the coding sequence ATGGAGACCCTCCTTCTGGACGCCGACGCGGTGGACGAGCACTCCCCGACGACGGCCGTCGTCGACGCCGTCGAGGCGGCCTTCGCCGCCCACGCCCGCGGCGACACGGTGATGCCGGCGAAGTCGTACGTCGACCTCCCGCGGTACGACGGCGACTTCCGGTCGATGCCGGCGTACCTCGACGCCGGCGACTGGGACGCGGCGGGGCTGAAGTGGGTAAACTCCCACACCGAGAACCGGCGCCGGCACGACCTTCCCACCGTGATGGCGACGATGTGCTACTCCGCCCCGGAGACGGGACTGTTGCTCTCGATCATGGACGGGACGACGCTGACGACGAAGCGGACGGGCGCGGCCGCCGCCGTCGCCACCGACCGCCTCGCCGTCCGGGACGCGACGACGCTGGGGCTGGTCGGCGCGGGAGCCCAGTCGCACGCCCAACTCGACGCCATCCTCACCGTCCGTCCCATCGAGACAGTGGTCGTCGCGGACGCCGACCCGGACCGCGCCGCGGCGTTCGTCGAGGCGGTGCGTGACCGCGTCGACGCCCGCGTCGGCTCCATCCCCGAGGCCGTCGCCTGCGACGTGGTGTCGACGACGACGCCGGTCCGCGACCCCATCGTCGACGCCGCCGACGTGGGCGCCCACACCCACGTCAACGCCGTCGGCGCCGACGCGCCGGGCAAACACGAACTCGACGACGACCTGCTGGCGGCCGCGAAACTCGTCGTCGACGACCGGGAGCAGTGTACCCACTCGGGGGAGATCAACGTCCCCTACGCCGCGGGACGGCTCACCGACGACGATATACACGCCGCACTCGGCACGGTGGTGATCGGCGAGGCGACGGGCCGGACGCCCGCGGACGGCGTCACCGTCTTCGACAGCACTGGCCTCGCGGTGCAGGACGTGGCGGCCGCCCGCGTCGTCTACGAGCGGGCGTCGGCGGCCGGCGCGGGCGTGGCGTTCGACCTGCTGGGGCGTTAG
- a CDS encoding DUF7001 family protein, giving the protein MVETVTLYRAPTTPADADAIADWLRDRVAAEVRVRDRLLGAPDDSDALAEALAAARVTDPYDPETGNTMVGIVRYEERALSAPERAGGVVYDGQAVGRALNARLPDRQGLDHLHVPLLDRVLGTWGDHDGRWHKRVAVLGQPSLISVPGLYEAPAKPEAYYEAKSKHAMLTGDAPPREVLEAEIEGDFLVADDPRTTDALKGYVLAAVAFVETGTAFCDDERCRLYDAHRQPGVVRAQLRDPEFCEAHAERYG; this is encoded by the coding sequence ATGGTCGAGACCGTCACCCTCTATCGCGCGCCCACCACCCCCGCGGACGCCGACGCCATCGCGGACTGGCTCCGCGACCGGGTGGCCGCCGAGGTCAGGGTGCGCGACCGGCTGTTGGGCGCTCCCGACGACTCCGATGCCCTCGCCGAAGCACTCGCCGCCGCCCGCGTCACCGACCCCTACGACCCCGAGACGGGCAATACCATGGTCGGGATCGTCCGCTACGAGGAGCGGGCGCTTTCGGCCCCCGAACGGGCCGGCGGCGTCGTCTACGACGGGCAGGCGGTCGGGCGGGCGCTGAACGCCCGCCTCCCCGACCGGCAGGGCTTGGACCACCTCCACGTCCCCCTGCTGGACCGCGTCCTCGGGACGTGGGGCGACCACGACGGCCGCTGGCACAAGCGCGTGGCCGTCCTCGGACAGCCCTCACTGATCTCCGTGCCCGGCCTCTACGAGGCGCCGGCCAAGCCCGAGGCGTACTACGAGGCCAAGAGCAAACACGCCATGCTGACGGGCGACGCGCCACCCCGGGAGGTGCTGGAGGCGGAAATCGAGGGCGACTTCCTCGTCGCCGACGACCCGCGGACGACAGACGCCCTGAAGGGGTACGTCCTCGCCGCGGTGGCGTTCGTCGAGACGGGCACCGCCTTCTGTGACGACGAGCGGTGTCGGCTGTACGACGCCCACCGCCAGCCCGGCGTGGTGCGGGCACAGCTTCGCGACCCCGAATTCTGCGAGGCGCACGCCGAGCGGTACGGCTAA
- a CDS encoding Rid family detoxifying hydrolase, producing MKRTISTDDAPAAVGAYSQATTNGSLLFTAGQLPLTTDGELLDDESVATQTEQALDNVLAILDAEGADANDLLKVTIFLDDIENFDEMNETYGTYFDAEPPARSAVEVGNVPKGAALEIEAIADIE from the coding sequence GTGAAACGAACCATCAGCACCGACGACGCCCCGGCGGCCGTGGGCGCGTACAGTCAGGCGACGACGAACGGATCGCTCCTCTTCACTGCGGGCCAGCTCCCGCTGACCACGGACGGCGAACTCCTCGACGACGAGTCCGTCGCCACCCAGACCGAACAGGCGCTCGACAACGTCCTCGCCATCCTCGACGCGGAGGGAGCCGACGCGAACGACCTGCTGAAGGTGACCATCTTCCTCGACGACATCGAGAACTTCGACGAGATGAACGAGACGTACGGGACGTACTTCGACGCGGAGCCGCCGGCGCGGAGCGCCGTCGAAGTCGGCAACGTGCCGAAGGGCGCGGCCCTCGAAATCGAGGCCATCGCCGATATCGAGTGA
- the dcd gene encoding dCTP deaminase, which translates to MILSDTDILARLREGDLVIDPLDDVDQQVQPASVDLRLGSEFLEFQRTNISCIHPTREEEVGEYISETVVDEGDEFILHPGDFVLGTTKERVEMPADLVANVEGRSSLGRLAVVVHATAGFVDPGYRGQVTLELSNLGTAPVALTPGMRVSQLVFTELTSPAERPYGSERGSKYQDQHGPQASRIGDDPEFES; encoded by the coding sequence ATGATCCTGTCGGACACCGACATCCTCGCTCGCCTCCGCGAGGGTGACCTCGTGATCGACCCCCTCGACGACGTCGACCAACAGGTCCAGCCGGCCAGCGTCGACCTCCGCCTCGGCTCGGAGTTTCTGGAGTTCCAGCGCACCAACATCTCCTGTATCCACCCCACCCGCGAGGAGGAAGTGGGCGAGTACATCTCGGAGACGGTCGTCGACGAGGGCGACGAGTTCATCCTCCACCCCGGCGACTTCGTCCTCGGCACCACGAAAGAACGCGTCGAGATGCCCGCCGACCTCGTCGCCAACGTCGAGGGACGCTCCTCGCTCGGCCGCCTCGCCGTCGTCGTCCACGCCACCGCCGGCTTCGTCGACCCCGGCTACCGCGGGCAGGTGACGCTCGAACTCTCCAACCTCGGCACCGCCCCCGTCGCGCTCACGCCCGGCATGCGCGTCTCCCAGCTCGTCTTCACCGAACTCACCTCGCCCGCCGAACGGCCGTACGGAAGCGAGCGCGGCTCGAAATACCAGGACCAACACGGCCCGCAGGCCTCCCGCATCGGCGACGACCCCGAGTTCGAGTCATGA
- a CDS encoding class I SAM-dependent methyltransferase has protein sequence MTTPDPDRASAAQVFYSRWAPGYDRLATHAPGVRRLRTALVGSLDPAPGDTVVDVGCGTGATLPYLRERVGSEGAVVGVDFAPGAVSRARDRIERAGWDNVIVCLSDATRLPLRDADAVTASFLMGMLPDPAATVEGWLDDLDPDRIALLDLARSHRLPGRSLNPLFRLVVRASAPPGTADHHGESPTRVLDRRVAAAHRTVLDRCSAATHGTRAGGFAYLSAGRR, from the coding sequence ATGACGACTCCCGATCCGGACCGCGCGAGCGCCGCGCAGGTCTTCTACTCGCGGTGGGCGCCCGGCTACGACCGCCTCGCCACGCACGCCCCCGGTGTCCGTCGCCTCCGGACCGCACTCGTCGGCTCGCTCGACCCCGCCCCGGGCGATACCGTCGTCGACGTCGGCTGTGGCACCGGCGCGACCCTCCCCTACCTCCGCGAGCGAGTCGGGAGCGAGGGTGCCGTCGTCGGCGTCGACTTCGCCCCCGGCGCCGTTTCCCGCGCCCGCGACCGGATCGAACGCGCTGGCTGGGACAACGTGATCGTCTGTCTGAGCGACGCCACCCGCCTCCCCCTCCGTGACGCGGACGCCGTCACCGCAAGTTTCCTGATGGGGATGCTCCCCGATCCCGCGGCGACGGTCGAGGGCTGGCTCGACGACCTCGACCCCGACCGGATCGCCCTCCTCGATCTGGCGCGGAGCCACCGGCTCCCCGGCCGGTCGCTCAACCCCCTCTTCCGACTCGTCGTCCGCGCGTCGGCGCCCCCGGGCACCGCGGATCATCACGGCGAGTCGCCGACGCGCGTCCTCGACCGTCGGGTGGCGGCGGCACACCGGACGGTGCTGGACCGCTGTTCCGCGGCGACCCACGGGACGCGTGCCGGCGGCTTCGCCTACCTGAGCGCCGGGCGGCGTTAG
- the ilvA gene encoding threonine ammonia-lyase, with product MISYEDVLAARDRVAGVARHTPLEYSFAFSEMTGADVYLKLENFQRTGAFKIRGAINRIETLSDEAKAAGVVTASAGNHAQGVALAATRAGVDSKIVMPEHAPVSKVKATERYGGEAILHGTDYSDAQAEAHRIEREEGRTYVHAFDDEMVMAGQGTIGLEIVEDCPEVETVIVPIGGGGLISGIATAVKAHDPDVRVIGVQAEGASSAAESLQKGEIYERESVDTIADGIATRRIGDRTFEVIKERVDEVVTVDDESIAIALTYLLEREKALAEGAGAISLAALLSGAIEYEEGEVIVPALCGGNIDLNVLTTVVMRGLVATGRYLRFRTILKDQPGALVELGEIIADLRANITAFHHDRTSRDVAMNDARVELEVETRGPDHVDELLSALRDAGYEVEIVNGYQMSV from the coding sequence ATGATCTCGTACGAGGACGTGCTCGCCGCCCGAGACCGGGTCGCGGGCGTGGCGCGTCACACGCCGCTCGAATACTCGTTCGCCTTCTCGGAGATGACCGGTGCCGACGTGTATCTCAAGCTGGAGAACTTCCAGCGCACGGGCGCGTTCAAGATCCGCGGGGCGATCAACCGGATCGAGACGCTCTCCGACGAGGCGAAGGCGGCGGGTGTCGTCACCGCGAGCGCCGGCAACCACGCACAGGGGGTCGCGCTCGCGGCGACGCGGGCGGGCGTCGATTCGAAGATCGTCATGCCCGAACACGCGCCGGTGTCGAAGGTGAAAGCGACCGAGCGCTACGGCGGCGAGGCCATCCTCCACGGGACGGACTACAGCGACGCGCAGGCGGAGGCCCACCGGATCGAGCGCGAGGAGGGGCGGACGTACGTCCACGCCTTCGACGACGAGATGGTGATGGCCGGGCAGGGGACCATCGGCCTCGAAATCGTCGAGGACTGCCCGGAGGTGGAGACGGTGATCGTCCCCATCGGCGGCGGCGGGCTGATCTCGGGCATCGCGACGGCGGTGAAGGCCCACGACCCCGACGTGCGAGTGATCGGCGTGCAGGCCGAGGGGGCCTCGAGCGCCGCCGAATCGCTGCAGAAGGGTGAGATCTACGAGCGCGAGAGCGTCGACACCATCGCGGACGGCATCGCCACCCGCCGGATCGGCGACCGGACGTTCGAGGTGATCAAAGAGCGCGTCGACGAGGTGGTGACCGTCGACGACGAGTCCATCGCCATCGCTTTGACCTACCTGCTCGAACGCGAGAAGGCGCTGGCGGAGGGCGCGGGCGCCATCTCGCTTGCGGCCCTGCTCTCCGGAGCCATCGAGTACGAGGAGGGCGAAGTGATCGTCCCCGCGCTCTGTGGCGGGAATATCGACCTCAACGTGCTGACGACGGTGGTGATGCGCGGATTGGTGGCGACGGGCCGCTACCTCCGATTCCGCACCATCCTGAAAGACCAGCCCGGCGCGCTCGTCGAACTCGGGGAGATCATCGCGGACCTCCGCGCGAACATCACGGCCTTCCACCACGACCGCACCTCGCGGGACGTGGCGATGAACGACGCGCGGGTCGAACTCGAAGTGGAGACGCGGGGCCCGGACCACGTCGACGAACTCCTCTCGGCGCTCCGCGATGCGGGCTACGAGGTCGAAATCGTCAACGGCTACCAGATGTCCGTCTGA
- the thsB gene encoding thermosome subunit beta — MIIMGEDAQRVKDKDAQEYNISAARAVAESVRSTLGPKGMDKMLVDSMGTVTITNDGVTILQEMDIDNPTAEMIVEVAETQEDEAGDGTTTAVAIAGELLKEAQDLLEQDIHPTAIIKGFNMAAEKAREEVDDIAERVDASDEELLRKVAETSMTGKSSELDKELLAQLVVDAVQAVTVEADDGSHIVDLEFVEIETQTGRSASESELLNGAVIDKDPVNDDMPVEFDAADVLLLNDPIEVEETDADTSVSIDSPDQLQQFLDSEERQLREKVDQIVATGADVVFCQKAIDDLAQYLLAKEGILAVRRTKKSDMGFLQEILGAEIVSDLDSATDAHLGHGSISRDADAGLFYVEGDDAHGVTLLLRGSTEHVVDELERGIKDALDVVSATASDGRVLAGGGAIEVELAGRLRDYADDISGREQLAVGAFADALEIVPRVLASNAGLDSIDTLVSLRAAHEDGDVHAGLNVFSGDVVDTYEAGVVEPAHSKEQALSSATEAANLVLKIDDIIAAGDLSTSGDGDEGGPGGAGGGMGGMGGMGGAM; from the coding sequence ATGATCATTATGGGCGAGGACGCCCAGCGCGTCAAGGACAAGGACGCACAGGAGTACAACATTTCGGCGGCCCGCGCCGTGGCGGAGTCGGTACGCTCGACGCTCGGCCCGAAGGGGATGGACAAGATGCTCGTCGACTCGATGGGCACCGTCACCATCACCAACGACGGCGTGACCATCCTCCAGGAGATGGACATCGACAACCCGACGGCCGAGATGATCGTCGAGGTTGCCGAGACACAGGAGGACGAGGCCGGCGACGGCACCACCACCGCAGTCGCCATCGCGGGTGAACTCCTGAAGGAGGCGCAGGACCTCCTCGAACAGGACATCCACCCGACGGCGATCATCAAGGGCTTCAACATGGCCGCGGAGAAGGCCCGCGAGGAAGTCGACGACATCGCGGAGCGCGTCGACGCCTCCGACGAGGAGCTCCTCCGGAAGGTCGCCGAGACGTCGATGACGGGCAAGAGCTCCGAACTCGACAAGGAGCTGCTCGCCCAGCTCGTCGTCGACGCGGTGCAGGCCGTCACCGTCGAGGCCGACGACGGCTCCCACATCGTCGACCTCGAGTTCGTCGAGATCGAGACCCAGACCGGCCGCTCGGCCTCCGAGTCCGAACTCCTCAACGGCGCGGTCATCGACAAGGATCCCGTCAACGACGACATGCCCGTCGAGTTCGACGCGGCGGACGTCCTCCTGCTGAACGACCCCATCGAGGTCGAGGAGACCGACGCCGACACCTCGGTCAGCATCGACAGCCCCGACCAGCTCCAGCAGTTCCTCGACAGCGAGGAACGCCAGCTGCGCGAGAAGGTCGATCAGATCGTCGCGACGGGCGCCGACGTGGTGTTCTGTCAGAAGGCCATCGACGACCTCGCCCAGTATCTCCTCGCCAAGGAGGGCATCCTGGCCGTGCGCCGGACCAAGAAGTCCGACATGGGCTTCCTGCAGGAGATCCTCGGCGCCGAGATCGTCTCCGACCTCGACTCCGCGACCGACGCCCACCTCGGCCACGGCTCGATCAGCCGTGACGCCGACGCCGGGCTGTTCTACGTCGAGGGTGACGACGCCCACGGCGTGACGCTCCTCCTCCGCGGCTCGACCGAGCACGTCGTCGACGAACTCGAACGCGGCATCAAGGACGCCCTCGACGTCGTGTCGGCGACGGCCTCCGACGGCCGCGTCCTCGCCGGCGGCGGCGCCATCGAGGTGGAGCTGGCCGGTCGCCTCCGCGACTACGCCGACGACATCAGCGGGCGCGAACAGCTCGCCGTCGGCGCCTTCGCCGACGCGCTCGAAATCGTCCCGCGCGTCCTCGCCAGCAACGCCGGTCTCGACAGCATCGACACGCTGGTCTCGCTCCGCGCGGCCCACGAGGACGGCGACGTGCACGCCGGCCTGAACGTCTTCTCGGGCGACGTGGTCGACACCTACGAGGCGGGCGTCGTCGAACCCGCCCACTCCAAGGAACAGGCGCTCTCCTCAGCCACCGAGGCCGCGAACCTCGTCCTGAAAATCGACGACATCATCGCCGCGGGCGACCTCTCGACCTCCGGTGACGGGGACGAGGGCGGCCCCGGCGGCGCCGGCGGCGGCATGGGCGGTATGGGTGGCATGGGCGGCGCGATGTGA